The Citrifermentans bemidjiense Bem genome window below encodes:
- a CDS encoding acyl-CoA thioesterase, whose protein sequence is MSDETNKNEVLQLTPHETRYLFVLPFSTDRVLARRFLAKDGDMPGNIRFGKLLEVLDKVAENTALGYVNQFYPDARVVTAAIDNIVVRNPADTTHDLVFSAQINHVGKSSMEVGIRVECLGTCSSHLASCYFTMVARSADSKEAKSLTLPPLDYRQPVEQKRHQKAEQRRQAYRESLVKAEEMPSLEEYLLLKKLHKEQESVDFDGVRAGSLVLESALRAYPEQENVPKTIFGGYLTRKAYELAALAAEMVTPNRVVPCQVNRINFNQPVLLGDQLKFTARVVFTGKTTITVQSDIERFSRDAHNKALSNSCLFTFRNVGNEMEPMTVPFIYPVTYAEDARFLNAYRQRVD, encoded by the coding sequence GTGAGCGATGAAACGAATAAAAATGAGGTCCTCCAACTGACACCTCACGAAACACGCTACCTGTTCGTGCTCCCCTTCTCGACGGACCGGGTGCTGGCACGGCGCTTTCTGGCCAAGGACGGCGACATGCCGGGGAATATAAGATTCGGGAAGCTTCTCGAAGTACTGGACAAGGTCGCCGAAAACACGGCGCTCGGGTACGTGAACCAGTTCTATCCCGACGCACGGGTGGTGACCGCCGCCATAGACAACATCGTGGTGAGAAACCCAGCCGACACCACGCATGATCTTGTTTTTTCGGCGCAGATAAACCATGTGGGGAAATCTTCGATGGAGGTGGGGATCCGGGTTGAGTGCCTGGGGACCTGTTCAAGCCACCTGGCGAGCTGCTACTTCACCATGGTAGCCCGCTCGGCGGACAGCAAAGAAGCAAAGAGCCTGACGCTCCCCCCGCTCGACTACAGGCAGCCGGTAGAGCAGAAAAGGCACCAAAAGGCAGAGCAGCGGCGCCAGGCGTACCGGGAAAGTCTGGTGAAGGCCGAGGAAATGCCCTCCCTGGAGGAGTACCTCCTGCTGAAAAAGCTGCACAAGGAACAGGAGTCTGTCGACTTCGACGGCGTTCGCGCCGGGTCGCTCGTGCTGGAAAGCGCCCTTCGGGCCTATCCCGAGCAGGAGAACGTGCCGAAGACGATCTTCGGCGGGTACCTGACCCGCAAGGCCTACGAGCTCGCCGCCCTCGCCGCCGAAATGGTGACTCCGAACCGGGTGGTCCCCTGCCAGGTGAACCGCATCAACTTCAACCAGCCGGTGCTTCTGGGGGACCAGTTGAAGTTCACCGCCCGGGTGGTTTTCACCGGGAAGACCACCATCACCGTGCAGTCCGACATAGAACGCTTCAGCCGCGACGCCCACAACAAGGCCCTTTCCAATTCATGCCTCTTCACCTTCCGCAACGTCGGCAACGAGATGGAACCAATGACCGTACCTTTCATCTACCCGGTCACCTACGCGGAGGATGCCAGGTTCCTGAACGCCTACCGGCAGAGAGTGGATTGA